One genomic region from Rhinoraja longicauda isolate Sanriku21f chromosome 36, sRhiLon1.1, whole genome shotgun sequence encodes:
- the LOC144610161 gene encoding inositol 1,4,5-trisphosphate receptor-interacting protein-like, whose amino-acid sequence MPTVLKLFNVCVLMITGSLYHPRLLSDEVESEEVQNRIKEHEYQYRLEIERLQREMEEKSNRDRNTKNTFAKKEDSVKWNWNTHVILLLLTIQFLGFWLGDTLPRIPQDYNSEEEEEEENENEFPQRIYSGILNIPDQSVLDQFYNISIQNVSQEPNQTCEFVESFVDNLLEASRNLCQWNSELILEDCVGIGSQFEKWGCKIPSICDILVPIFLQDGYCFKPEVCSCDIPPEKQSYGRILMVTPNNPDLGCQCKTTQLEGDILCLIHNKRFEPDVRANCLASVMCTDWYLDYKKVVKWFRDLLAKSWNKICHKYDFELTVCNITGCCDLKVHYQSGRTICIQVFPAVRLKNSDVQLVPSFLDCSMNTPISTTYWNISCAVCEYRFLQIIAKNTPKSSCHLKCLQILIFLMEKQRSSPDQRHVLGSYVFKTVLMHLLLSQPFSNWHESHLEHRLRDMLKYLGKCLDEKRLRRFMIGNQSLLKQIEIPEILLKAEPINLFRSFVIEHDSYSQALMEYQQILRDMCPLMMECIKNYTAS is encoded by the coding sequence ATGCCAACTGTGTTAAAGCTTTTCAACGTGTGCGTTTTGATGATCACAGGGAGCCTGTACCACCCTCGTCTTCTCAGTGATGAAGTGGAGAGTGAAGAGGTCCAGAACAGAATTAAGGAGCACGAGTACCAGTACAGGCTGGAGATAGAACGGCTccagagagaaatggaggaaaaAAGTAACCGTGATCGTAATACAAAGAATACATTTGCAAAAAAGGAAGACTCAGTAAAATGGAATTGGAACACTCATGTTATTCTCCTGCTGCTCACAATTCAGTTCTTGGGATTCTGGCTAGGTGACACTTTGCCACGCATTCCCCAGGACTATAATAgcgaggaagaagaggaagaagaaaatgaaaatgaatttcCCCAAAGAATTTACAGCGGCATTTTGAATATTCCTGATCAAAGTGTCCTGGATCAGTTTTACAACATCTCCATTCAGAATGTGAGCCAAGAGCCAAATCAGACCTGTGAATTTGTAGAAAGCTTTGTGGACAATCTTTTGGAGGCCAGTAGGAATCTTTGTCAGTGGAACTCTGAGCTGATCCTTGAAGACTGTGTGGGTATTGGGAGTCAGTTTGAAAAATGGGGCTGTAAGATACCATCTATATGTGATATTTTGGTTCCAATTTTTCTCCAGGATGGATATTGTTTTAAACCAgaggtttgttcctgtgacatcccACCAGAAAAACAGAGTTATGGCAGGATTCTCATGGTTACACCAAACAATCCTGACTTGGGCTGCCAATGTAAAACCACACAACTTGAAGGGGATATTCTTTGCCTTATTCACAACAAGAGATTTGAACCTGATGTTCGTGCCAATTGCCTTGCttctgtcatgtgtaccgattgGTATTTGGATTATAAGAAGGTAGTAAAATGGTTCAGGGATTTATTAGCCAAATCTTGGAACAAAATTTGCCATAAATATGATTTTGAACTTACCGTTTGCAATATTACAGGTTGCTGTGATTTAAAAGTACATTATCAGTCTGGGCGAACCATTTGCATACAAGTCTTTCCTGCTGTGCGGCTGAAGAATTCAGATGTCCAACTTGTACCTAGTTTTTTAGATTGCTCGATGAATACTCCAATATCCACGACCTACTGGAACATTTCCTGTGCAGTTTGTGAGTACCGGTTTCTACAAATCATTGCCAAAAATACCCCCAAAAGTTCATGTCATCTCAAATGCCTTCAAATACTGATCTTTTTAATGGAAAAACAGCGCAGTTCTCCAGACCAGCGACATGTTCTTGGTTCCTATGTCTTTAAGACTGTCCTTATGCATCTGCTGTTAAGTCAGCCATTTTCAAACTGGCATGAAAGTCACCTCGAACATCGGCTGAGAGATATGTTAAAATATCTCGGAAAATGCTTGGATGAGAAAAGGCTACGGAGATTTATGATTGGAAATCAATCACTTCTTAAGCAAATTGAAATTCCAGAAATTCTTCTAAAAGCAGAACCTATAAACCTCTTCCGGTCATTTGTAATAGAACATGATTCTTACAgtcaggcactgatggagtatcaGCAAATATTAAGGGACATGTGTCCGTTAATGATGGAGTGCATTAAAAATTATACAGCCAGCTGA